Proteins from one Luteibaculum oceani genomic window:
- a CDS encoding O-antigen ligase family protein yields the protein MVKHIKENKAIWLTVAFLVVNVALLTQEVLWGWALPAVLAIALIAIYKYDWLIAFCVFATPLSFNFEELDLGGVGFFFPTEPIFFGLLILALMQTIVRSPVSASFAKHHVSLVILFGLFWMGVCTYASTMPIVSLKYFIARLWFVVVLFFLTGQIFKQHKKIEVFLWLYMGPLCLVVLHSIYNLSTDSFTDMAAHWASQPFFKDHTSYGAVLAMYIPAAIILALRPSRSILIKALKITVAVILFAGVIFSYTRAAWVSLVGALGVYVILKLKIKFSVVATGIVMVLGLYFIYQDQILESLEKNEKESSEELVDHVESISNISSDASNLERINRWNSALRMFYKKPIFGFGPGTYMFQYAPFQRADEKTIISTNFGEVGNAHSEYLGPLSEGGFMGMLSFVALLIVILRLGLNLYYRLDPGVTRDIVMALLLGLITYFIHGVLNNYLDTDKASVPFWTFIAALVAIDLWHSKNNKEEETAG from the coding sequence TTGGTAAAACACATTAAGGAAAATAAGGCAATCTGGCTTACCGTAGCTTTCTTGGTGGTAAACGTAGCTTTACTCACCCAGGAAGTGTTATGGGGATGGGCGCTTCCGGCCGTTTTGGCAATAGCGCTTATCGCTATTTATAAGTACGATTGGCTTATTGCTTTTTGTGTTTTTGCAACCCCTCTGTCTTTCAATTTCGAGGAGTTGGATTTGGGAGGAGTTGGATTCTTTTTTCCAACCGAACCCATATTTTTTGGACTGCTTATTCTGGCGCTTATGCAAACTATAGTGCGCAGTCCGGTGTCAGCTAGCTTTGCTAAACACCACGTTTCACTGGTTATTTTGTTTGGCCTCTTTTGGATGGGGGTTTGCACCTATGCCAGTACCATGCCTATTGTTTCTCTTAAGTATTTTATAGCGAGATTATGGTTTGTAGTGGTGCTGTTCTTTTTAACGGGGCAGATATTTAAGCAGCATAAAAAAATAGAGGTGTTTTTATGGTTGTATATGGGGCCGCTTTGTTTGGTGGTTCTTCATTCCATTTACAACCTATCAACCGATTCTTTTACTGACATGGCCGCCCACTGGGCTAGTCAGCCTTTTTTCAAGGATCACACCTCCTATGGTGCGGTGTTGGCTATGTATATCCCCGCAGCCATAATTTTGGCATTAAGACCTTCGAGATCCATTTTAATAAAGGCATTAAAAATTACCGTAGCGGTAATCCTTTTTGCTGGAGTTATTTTCTCCTATACAAGGGCAGCCTGGGTGAGCTTAGTAGGAGCTCTGGGAGTGTACGTAATTCTTAAGTTAAAGATTAAGTTTTCGGTAGTTGCAACCGGAATCGTAATGGTACTGGGTTTATATTTTATCTATCAAGATCAGATTTTAGAAAGCCTGGAGAAAAACGAAAAAGAATCTTCAGAAGAGCTCGTCGATCACGTAGAGTCTATTTCCAATATTAGTTCCGATGCCAGTAATTTGGAGCGTATAAATAGATGGAATTCAGCATTGCGTATGTTCTATAAAAAGCCAATCTTCGGTTTTGGACCAGGAACCTACATGTTTCAATATGCACCTTTTCAACGTGCGGATGAAAAAACCATCATCAGTACCAATTTTGGGGAGGTAGGTAATGCGCATAGCGAATACCTGGGTCCGCTTTCTGAGGGTGGATTTATGGGGATGCTTTCATTCGTAGCCCTGCTGATAGTAATTTTACGTTTGGGGCTAAATCTATATTATCGCCTAGATCCAGGAGTTACAAGAGATATAGTAATGGCCCTACTGCTGGGATTAATCACTTACTTTATCCACGGTGTCTTAAATAACTATTTAGATACCGACAAGGCATCGGTTCCATTCTGGACCTTTATCGCAGCTTTGGTTGCCATCGATCTTTGGCACAGCAAGAATAATAAGGAGGAAGAAACGGCTGGGTAG
- the efp gene encoding elongation factor P, producing the protein MATTSDIKNGLCIKHNHDLFQIIEFQHVKPGKGAAFVRTKLRSLTTGKVLDNTFNAGVKIDPITIERRKYQFLYKDELGFHFMHTDTFEQINIEESLVENSDLMKEGDIVEILFHADEERPLTCDLPTAVEMEVTYTEPGIKGDTATNSLKPATLETGAEIRVPLFINIGDKIKVDTKTRSYVERVK; encoded by the coding sequence ATGGCAACTACATCGGATATAAAAAACGGACTATGCATTAAGCATAACCACGACCTTTTTCAAATCATTGAATTTCAACATGTTAAACCTGGAAAAGGAGCCGCTTTCGTTAGAACTAAACTTAGAAGTTTAACTACAGGAAAGGTTTTAGACAACACCTTTAATGCGGGTGTAAAAATTGACCCTATTACCATAGAGCGTAGAAAATACCAGTTCTTATACAAAGACGAACTTGGTTTTCACTTTATGCACACCGATACTTTCGAGCAAATTAATATCGAAGAATCCTTGGTAGAGAATTCCGACCTTATGAAAGAAGGTGACATCGTTGAGATCCTATTTCATGCCGATGAGGAAAGACCTTTAACTTGCGATCTTCCTACTGCAGTGGAAATGGAAGTAACCTATACCGAGCCTGGTATTAAAGGTGACACTGCAACCAATAGCTTGAAACCTGCCACCCTAGAAACTGGTGCAGAAATTCGAGTTCCTTTGTTTATTAACATCGGAGATAAGATTAAAGTAGATACAAAGACTCGTTCTTACGTAGAACGCGTTAAATAA
- the tsaE gene encoding tRNA (adenosine(37)-N6)-threonylcarbamoyltransferase complex ATPase subunit type 1 TsaE yields the protein MRTWSNISLADLEDVALEISRIIKPGLPLLVNAEMGSGKTTFAAKLVKVLGGNELEVSSPTFSIIQSYPLADGGFFHHVDLYRIEDEEEFLDLDMDSYLGEKDFLYIEWPEMFDRFYDLPCHRMEIVKDNKVRSFRIK from the coding sequence ATGAGGACTTGGTCTAATATTTCACTGGCAGATTTGGAAGACGTGGCACTAGAGATTTCTAGAATTATTAAGCCAGGATTGCCCTTATTGGTAAATGCCGAAATGGGTTCTGGTAAAACCACCTTTGCTGCTAAGTTGGTAAAAGTTTTAGGTGGAAATGAGTTAGAAGTATCGAGTCCTACTTTTAGTATTATCCAGTCGTACCCCCTAGCAGATGGGGGCTTTTTTCACCATGTGGATTTATATCGAATTGAAGATGAAGAAGAATTTCTGGATTTAGATATGGATAGTTATCTTGGGGAAAAGGATTTCTTATATATAGAGTGGCCAGAAATGTTTGATAGATTTTACGATTTGCCTTGTCATAGAATGGAAATTGTAAAGGATAATAAGGTGAGATCCTTCAGAATAAAATAA
- the porX gene encoding T9SS response regulator signal transducer PorX produces the protein MAHKILWADDEIELLKPHLIFLRDKGYEVDTVTNGNDALEEIEQNSYDIIFLDENMPGLTGLQTLEEIKRKRPNLPVIMITKSEEEFIMEDAIGAKIADYLIKPVNPRQILSSLRKNLESKDLISKKAFTNYRQEFGQISMELGSCRSTEDFVEIYKKLVFWELELEGVADQGIREILEMQKKEARQEFGKFVSRNYLSWIQDPDDETPDLSHTILQRKFIPELKQGGGETTFLLVIDNLRLDQWYILKEVFTQYFKVEKESVYCSILPTATHYARNALFAGLMPREIEKIYPDLWLNEEEEGSKNQHEEELFKSHLKRHGKNLSVKYHKILNQEYGKKVADNFANLTQVDVAVLVYNFVDMLSHARTDMDVIKELATDEAAYRSITKSWFEHSHLLDVLKKIAESGSKLVLTTDHGSIKTSNPVKIVGDRSTNTNLRYKVGKNLSYNAKDVFEIKKPEQAHLPKANLTSTYVFAYKQDYFVYPNNYNQYVKMYKDTFQHGGISPEEMLVPFVILSAK, from the coding sequence ATGGCGCACAAAATTCTTTGGGCAGACGACGAAATAGAATTGTTGAAACCACACCTCATTTTCCTAAGAGATAAAGGATATGAGGTGGATACAGTAACCAACGGTAATGATGCCCTGGAAGAAATTGAGCAAAATTCCTACGATATCATTTTCCTCGATGAAAATATGCCCGGGTTAACAGGGCTGCAAACGCTAGAGGAAATAAAACGCAAAAGACCAAACCTCCCAGTAATTATGATTACTAAAAGTGAGGAGGAGTTTATTATGGAGGACGCTATCGGAGCCAAAATTGCCGATTACCTTATAAAGCCGGTTAATCCGAGGCAAATTCTTTCCTCCTTGCGTAAAAATCTGGAATCAAAAGATCTGATTTCCAAAAAGGCCTTTACCAATTATCGACAAGAATTCGGTCAGATTTCAATGGAACTGGGATCTTGTAGAAGCACAGAAGATTTCGTGGAAATCTATAAAAAGCTGGTGTTTTGGGAACTCGAACTCGAGGGGGTGGCGGACCAGGGTATCCGCGAGATATTGGAAATGCAAAAGAAAGAGGCAAGGCAAGAGTTTGGCAAGTTTGTTTCTAGAAATTACCTCTCTTGGATTCAAGATCCAGATGATGAAACCCCCGACCTTTCGCACACCATACTGCAACGGAAATTTATCCCCGAACTAAAGCAGGGTGGAGGAGAAACCACTTTCTTATTAGTAATAGACAATTTAAGATTAGATCAGTGGTACATTCTAAAAGAGGTCTTTACCCAATATTTTAAGGTTGAAAAGGAGTCTGTTTATTGCAGTATCCTTCCTACGGCTACCCATTATGCAAGAAATGCACTTTTTGCAGGACTAATGCCTAGAGAAATAGAAAAGATTTATCCAGATCTGTGGTTGAATGAGGAAGAGGAGGGAAGTAAAAATCAGCACGAAGAGGAGCTATTTAAATCGCATTTAAAAAGGCACGGTAAAAATCTTTCGGTGAAATACCACAAGATTCTTAATCAGGAATACGGGAAAAAAGTAGCCGACAATTTTGCCAATTTAACCCAGGTGGACGTAGCCGTTTTGGTATACAATTTTGTGGATATGCTTTCCCATGCACGAACAGATATGGACGTAATTAAGGAGTTGGCTACCGACGAAGCAGCCTACAGATCTATTACAAAAAGCTGGTTTGAGCACAGTCATCTACTCGATGTATTGAAGAAAATTGCTGAATCGGGATCAAAGCTGGTGCTGACTACCGACCATGGTTCCATAAAAACTTCTAACCCCGTTAAAATTGTTGGCGACCGATCTACAAATACCAATCTTAGATATAAAGTGGGGAAAAATTTGTCGTACAACGCCAAAGATGTTTTTGAAATAAAAAAACCAGAGCAGGCCCATTTACCAAAGGCCAATCTTACCAGCACCTATGTTTTTGCCTACAAGCAAGATTATTTTGTGTATCCAAATAACTATAATCAGTACGTGAAAATGTATAAAGACACTTTTCAACATGGAGGAATTTCCCCAGAGGAAATGTTAGTTCCATTTGTAATTTTGTCGGCAAAATAA
- a CDS encoding bifunctional UDP-3-O-[3-hydroxymyristoyl] N-acetylglucosamine deacetylase/3-hydroxyacyl-ACP dehydratase: MDPKQETLAGPVSISGVGLHTGATVNLNILPADSDTGYVFKRVDLEGQPTVKASVEKVFSTARGTSIKDGEAVVHTTEHLLAAIYSLGIDNAIIELDGPEVPIMDGSSLKFIEAIEKVGKKEQEGHKKYFVLKENITFEDPEKEVEMLAVPTDGGEYRITVMVDYRSPALGTQHASMYNLASFKEEIAPCRTFVFLRELEALADQNLIKGGDLDNAIVLVERPNVSKEELDALAKKLGKEGLEVSVEGIGVLNNSELKFENEPARHKLLDIVGDLALLGFRIRGHILAARPGHAGNVAFCKLLKEKLKEQESKGPAINLDAEPVYDINQIEKMLPHRYPFLLVDRIMEVTDNSIIGIKNVTMNEQFFQGHFPGNPVMPGVLQVEAMAQVGGIFALHQQPDPENYSTYFLKIDNVRFKKKVIPGDTLVFELRLLTPIRRGIVHMDGKAYVNGEVVGQAEMMAQVIKDKV, translated from the coding sequence ATGGATCCTAAACAAGAAACATTGGCTGGTCCGGTAAGTATTTCCGGGGTAGGTCTACACACAGGAGCAACTGTAAACTTAAACATACTGCCAGCCGATTCGGATACCGGCTACGTTTTTAAACGCGTCGATTTAGAGGGGCAGCCCACTGTAAAAGCAAGTGTCGAAAAGGTTTTTTCCACTGCTAGAGGTACCTCTATAAAAGACGGCGAAGCGGTGGTGCATACCACTGAACACCTTTTAGCGGCCATATACTCTTTGGGCATTGACAATGCTATCATAGAACTCGATGGACCCGAGGTACCCATTATGGACGGGAGCTCACTGAAGTTTATTGAGGCCATTGAAAAGGTGGGAAAAAAAGAACAAGAAGGCCACAAAAAATACTTTGTACTTAAGGAAAACATCACCTTCGAAGATCCTGAGAAGGAAGTTGAAATGCTCGCAGTACCAACAGATGGTGGAGAATATAGAATTACCGTAATGGTAGATTACCGCTCGCCAGCATTGGGTACACAGCATGCTTCTATGTACAATTTGGCCTCTTTTAAAGAGGAAATAGCTCCTTGTAGAACGTTTGTTTTCCTTAGAGAATTAGAAGCCCTTGCAGATCAAAACCTAATTAAAGGTGGAGATTTAGACAACGCCATTGTTTTAGTAGAGCGTCCTAATGTATCTAAAGAAGAACTTGATGCCCTTGCCAAAAAATTGGGTAAGGAAGGATTAGAAGTCTCTGTAGAGGGAATAGGGGTATTAAACAATTCTGAATTAAAATTCGAGAACGAACCTGCACGACACAAGTTATTGGATATCGTGGGGGATCTTGCCCTACTTGGATTTAGAATTCGCGGACACATTTTAGCGGCAAGACCTGGTCATGCTGGAAATGTGGCTTTCTGTAAGCTTTTAAAAGAAAAATTAAAGGAACAAGAGTCGAAAGGACCTGCTATTAATTTAGATGCAGAGCCTGTATACGATATCAATCAAATTGAAAAAATGCTTCCCCATCGCTATCCGTTTTTACTAGTGGATAGAATTATGGAGGTAACCGATAATTCCATTATTGGAATTAAGAATGTTACCATGAACGAGCAGTTTTTCCAAGGCCATTTCCCTGGAAACCCAGTAATGCCAGGAGTTTTACAGGTTGAAGCCATGGCTCAAGTGGGTGGAATTTTCGCATTACACCAACAACCCGACCCAGAAAACTACTCTACCTACTTTTTAAAGATCGACAATGTGCGATTTAAGAAAAAAGTAATTCCAGGTGATACGCTGGTTTTTGAGCTTAGACTTTTAACTCCAATACGCCGTGGAATCGTACACATGGACGGAAAAGCCTATGTAAATGGAGAAGTTGTTGGGCAGGCAGAAATGATGGCACAAGTAATAAAGGATAAAGTTTAA
- the lpxD gene encoding UDP-3-O-(3-hydroxymyristoyl)glucosamine N-acyltransferase produces MEFTAKQIAQLLEGTVEGNEEAAVNTLAKIEEAKPGSLTFLANPKYTEYIYDTGASVVIVNQDFTPERSLPVNCTLIKVANAYESFATLLEHYNQFINNKSGIEEPIFKGNDVSLGDDCYIGAFVHIGDHTSIGKGAKIHPNTTIGKNVVIGEGTIIQSGVTIYDQTEIGSHCIIHSGCVIGSDGFGFAPNSENNYKKVPQIGNVIIEDHVEIGSNTTIDRATLGSTRIRKGVKLDNLIQIAHNVDIGENTVIAAQTGVAGSTKIGKNCMIGGQVGIVGHITIADEVKIAAQSGIGNSIKEPGMIVQGSPAIALGEYKRSYVIFKTLPALRSKVQELESKIQQLFQTQG; encoded by the coding sequence ATGGAATTCACGGCCAAGCAAATCGCCCAACTTCTTGAGGGCACAGTGGAAGGAAATGAGGAAGCAGCGGTAAATACGCTCGCTAAAATTGAAGAGGCAAAACCAGGAAGTTTAACCTTTTTAGCTAATCCTAAATACACCGAATATATTTATGACACCGGGGCAAGCGTTGTAATTGTAAATCAAGACTTTACACCTGAAAGATCGCTACCCGTAAATTGCACTTTAATTAAAGTTGCGAATGCTTACGAGAGTTTTGCAACCCTTTTGGAACACTACAACCAGTTCATCAACAATAAATCGGGAATAGAAGAACCCATATTTAAAGGCAATGATGTTAGCTTAGGCGACGACTGTTACATAGGAGCCTTTGTTCATATTGGAGATCACACCAGCATAGGTAAGGGCGCCAAAATTCATCCCAACACTACCATAGGTAAGAATGTGGTAATTGGAGAAGGTACTATTATTCAATCTGGTGTAACCATTTACGACCAAACCGAAATTGGTTCACATTGTATCATTCACTCTGGTTGTGTAATTGGTTCCGATGGATTTGGATTTGCACCCAACTCAGAAAATAACTACAAAAAGGTTCCACAAATTGGGAATGTAATTATAGAAGACCACGTAGAGATAGGTAGTAATACCACTATCGACAGGGCTACACTTGGAAGTACTAGAATAAGAAAGGGTGTAAAGCTCGACAACCTTATACAAATTGCGCATAACGTAGACATTGGAGAAAACACAGTAATTGCAGCGCAAACGGGAGTAGCCGGTTCTACCAAAATTGGCAAAAACTGTATGATAGGTGGTCAGGTTGGAATTGTGGGGCATATAACCATAGCCGACGAAGTAAAAATTGCCGCACAAAGTGGTATAGGTAATAGCATTAAGGAGCCTGGAATGATTGTTCAAGGATCTCCAGCTATTGCATTAGGAGAATACAAAAGATCGTACGTAATATTTAAAACCTTGCCAGCTTTACGCAGTAAGGTACAAGAACTAGAGTCAAAAATTCAACAATTATTCCAAACCCAAGGTTAA
- a CDS encoding HD domain-containing protein produces the protein MRNTYTSKVFNDPVYGFINIPDRLSLEIIDHPHFQRLRRIKQLGLTHLVYPGAINTRFHHALGAMHLMNEALKVLLAKGHKISDLDRRAASMAILLHDIGHGPFSHALEHSIVQGITHEHLSLLFMEFFKERDPELFETALKIFKNEHPLPFLHQLVSGQLDMDRMDYLMRDSFYTGVSEGVIGSQRIIKMLDLHENQLVVEEKGIYSVEKFLVARRIMYWQVYLHKTVVAAEFMLVKVLSRAKELYRNGIKPDCTPALKLFLENDFKLEDFVADPKLLNQFAKLDDYDIHAAIKTWQDCDDYVLRDLSTRMVNRKLFRIVIRKHPFNTTEKEFIKQELKSKLSISEAELEYYLLTGTLENNAYLAKGSGIMIKRKNGSLEKAEQVADNLNLSALAKPVKKYFMAFPKEIDDSFITQI, from the coding sequence TTGAGAAACACATATACAAGTAAGGTTTTTAATGATCCCGTTTATGGATTTATTAACATCCCAGATCGCTTAAGCCTAGAAATAATAGATCACCCTCATTTTCAACGCTTGCGAAGAATAAAGCAGCTAGGGCTTACTCACCTGGTATATCCAGGAGCCATTAACACCCGATTTCACCATGCCTTAGGTGCCATGCATCTTATGAATGAAGCGCTAAAGGTATTACTTGCCAAAGGGCATAAAATTTCGGATTTAGATCGCCGGGCGGCTTCTATGGCTATTCTTCTTCACGATATAGGTCATGGCCCCTTTTCTCATGCCTTGGAACACTCCATTGTACAAGGCATCACTCACGAGCATCTTTCGCTGCTCTTTATGGAATTTTTCAAAGAAAGAGATCCCGAATTATTTGAAACCGCCCTTAAAATTTTCAAAAACGAGCATCCCCTACCCTTTTTGCACCAATTGGTTTCTGGACAACTAGATATGGATAGAATGGACTACCTAATGAGGGACTCGTTTTACACCGGTGTTTCTGAAGGAGTTATTGGATCTCAACGAATAATTAAAATGCTAGATCTACATGAAAATCAATTAGTTGTAGAAGAAAAAGGCATTTATTCTGTTGAGAAATTTTTGGTTGCAAGAAGGATCATGTACTGGCAGGTTTATCTGCACAAAACTGTTGTTGCGGCCGAATTTATGTTGGTTAAAGTTTTAAGTCGAGCGAAGGAGCTTTACCGCAACGGTATAAAACCAGATTGCACTCCAGCCTTGAAATTGTTTTTAGAAAACGACTTTAAGTTGGAAGACTTTGTTGCCGATCCCAAGCTATTAAATCAATTTGCTAAGCTAGACGACTACGACATCCATGCAGCCATAAAAACCTGGCAAGACTGCGATGACTATGTACTCAGAGACCTTAGTACCCGAATGGTAAATCGAAAGCTATTTAGAATAGTCATTAGAAAGCACCCCTTTAATACCACCGAGAAGGAGTTCATAAAGCAAGAATTAAAATCCAAGCTTTCTATTTCAGAGGCAGAGTTGGAGTATTATTTACTAACAGGAACGCTGGAGAACAATGCCTATTTAGCGAAAGGTTCGGGAATTATGATAAAGCGAAAGAATGGAAGTTTAGAAAAGGCCGAACAGGTAGCAGACAATTTAAATCTTTCTGCATTGGCAAAACCGGTAAAAAAATATTTCATGGCATTTCCCAAAGAAATTGACGATTCTTTCATTACACAGATATAG
- a CDS encoding UDP-3-O-(3-hydroxymyristoyl)glucosamine N-acyltransferase — protein sequence MKFKQAQKASDIANLVKGTFKGPDSLFAYGLNEIHRVEAGDIAFVDHPKYYEKVLNSPATLILIDKEVASIPEGKGIIICESPCNAFNFLGKTFNPPKGFHPHPSEAISGKNTWIAEDVKIGTDVRIGENCTIYPGVVLYPGTVVGNDVVIHANAVIGASAFYYQRKDGKHNAMYSCGRVVIGDRVDIGANCTIDKGVTSDTIIGSGSKLDNMIHIGHDTILGENVLMAAQSAIAGCVTIGNNVTIWGNVAVVSGVTIGDFAEILGKSGVTKSIEGAKKYFGVPAVEAREKMKEIAVLKRLSKN from the coding sequence ATGAAATTTAAGCAGGCGCAAAAAGCGAGTGATATCGCCAATTTGGTAAAGGGAACCTTTAAGGGACCCGATTCGCTTTTTGCGTACGGCTTAAACGAAATTCACCGAGTTGAAGCTGGTGATATCGCCTTTGTAGATCATCCTAAGTACTACGAAAAGGTTCTCAACTCCCCAGCTACCCTAATCCTTATTGATAAAGAAGTAGCTTCCATTCCCGAAGGAAAGGGCATTATTATTTGCGAGTCTCCTTGTAACGCTTTCAACTTTCTAGGAAAAACATTTAATCCTCCCAAAGGATTTCACCCACACCCTAGCGAAGCCATTAGTGGCAAAAACACCTGGATAGCGGAGGATGTTAAAATTGGAACCGACGTTAGGATAGGGGAAAATTGCACCATATACCCCGGAGTGGTATTATATCCCGGCACTGTTGTCGGAAATGATGTAGTAATTCACGCCAATGCAGTAATTGGTGCTTCGGCATTTTATTATCAAAGAAAAGACGGTAAACACAATGCCATGTACTCCTGTGGAAGGGTGGTTATTGGAGACCGTGTAGATATTGGAGCCAATTGCACCATAGACAAAGGCGTTACCAGCGACACCATTATTGGCTCGGGATCTAAGCTAGACAACATGATCCACATTGGTCATGACACCATTTTAGGTGAAAACGTTTTGATGGCTGCTCAAAGTGCTATTGCCGGTTGTGTTACCATTGGCAATAACGTTACCATATGGGGAAATGTAGCCGTGGTTAGCGGTGTTACCATAGGAGATTTTGCGGAAATTCTCGGGAAATCTGGGGTAACAAAAAGCATTGAAGGTGCCAAAAAATACTTCGGTGTTCCAGCCGTTGAGGCACGTGAAAAAATGAAAGAGATTGCCGTTCTAAAAAGGCTGTCTAAAAACTAA
- the lpxA gene encoding acyl-ACP--UDP-N-acetylglucosamine O-acyltransferase, translated as MSAVANIHPDAKVGKGTVVEPFATIYGDVVIGENCWIGPGAVIMDGARIGNNCRIFPGAVISAIPQDLKYKGEYTTVEIGDNCQIRECVTINKGTTDRDKTVVGNNCLLMAYVHLAHDCLVGNNVIIANSVNVAGHVTIEDHVIVEGSAAIQQFLTLGAHCFIGGGSLVRKNVPPYVKAAREPLSYIGVNSIGLKRRGFEDKEILEIEDIYRLIYVHNNNISKALKIAELEIPASQHKEIILSFINNSEKGIIRGIS; from the coding sequence ATGTCAGCAGTTGCAAATATTCATCCCGATGCTAAAGTCGGAAAGGGAACCGTAGTAGAACCATTTGCTACAATCTACGGCGACGTTGTAATTGGAGAAAACTGTTGGATTGGTCCTGGAGCCGTTATTATGGATGGCGCTAGAATAGGTAACAATTGTAGAATTTTTCCAGGCGCAGTTATCTCAGCCATTCCCCAAGACCTTAAATACAAAGGCGAATACACTACCGTAGAAATTGGAGACAATTGTCAAATTCGCGAATGTGTAACCATTAACAAGGGAACCACAGATAGAGATAAAACAGTGGTTGGAAACAACTGCCTTCTTATGGCCTACGTGCACCTTGCTCACGATTGTTTGGTGGGTAACAATGTAATCATTGCCAACTCTGTAAATGTTGCGGGTCATGTAACCATAGAGGATCACGTAATTGTAGAAGGTTCTGCGGCAATACAACAGTTTTTAACCCTTGGAGCCCATTGCTTTATTGGTGGAGGGTCGCTGGTAAGAAAAAATGTACCTCCATACGTAAAAGCAGCAAGAGAACCCCTTAGTTATATAGGAGTAAACTCTATTGGATTAAAAAGAAGAGGTTTCGAGGACAAGGAAATTTTAGAGATTGAGGATATCTATCGTCTAATTTACGTTCATAATAACAACATTTCTAAGGCATTAAAAATTGCTGAATTAGAAATACCGGCCTCTCAACACAAAGAAATTATTTTAAGCTTTATCAATAATTCTGAGAAAGGTATCATTAGAGGTATTTCTTAA
- a CDS encoding ABC transporter ATP-binding protein — MKIEVINASKVYSKQQIFAGIDFSFSQGKHLITGGNGSGKSTLLRCLSGMEKCSEGNIIWKIQDTEIKREQLFKHIALCAPAIGLYEELTLKELYHLVNGFRPLVFSQFSDFVDALALPRKKILGKKKVSNFSSGMKQRVKLLLALSMESEFVFLDEPASNLDNTATKWYWETCEQLTQNKILVVASNQPEIEAPFCQPALTLNP; from the coding sequence ATGAAAATTGAGGTAATAAACGCTAGTAAAGTCTATTCTAAGCAACAAATTTTTGCTGGAATAGACTTTTCTTTTTCTCAGGGGAAGCATCTTATTACCGGCGGAAACGGATCGGGAAAATCAACCCTCCTTCGTTGCCTTTCTGGAATGGAAAAATGCAGTGAAGGAAACATTATCTGGAAAATCCAGGATACTGAAATAAAGCGTGAACAGCTTTTTAAGCACATTGCTTTATGCGCCCCAGCCATTGGACTGTACGAGGAACTTACCTTAAAGGAACTCTACCATTTGGTTAACGGTTTTAGACCCTTAGTTTTCTCACAGTTTTCTGATTTTGTGGATGCACTGGCTTTACCGAGGAAAAAAATTCTCGGGAAAAAGAAAGTCTCCAATTTTTCTAGTGGAATGAAGCAGCGCGTTAAACTATTATTGGCGCTAAGCATGGAGTCTGAATTTGTATTTCTAGATGAACCCGCTTCTAATCTAGATAACACCGCTACAAAGTGGTATTGGGAAACCTGCGAACAACTAACCCAAAACAAAATTCTTGTTGTGGCGAGCAATCAACCTGAAATTGAAGCTCCATTTTGCCAACCTGCGCTAACTCTTAATCCCTAA